One Rosa chinensis cultivar Old Blush chromosome 5, RchiOBHm-V2, whole genome shotgun sequence genomic region harbors:
- the LOC112166587 gene encoding agamous-like MADS-box protein MADS1 isoform X3 produces MAYENKPNTVLDADAQRRLGRGKIEIKRIENTTNRQVTFCKRRNGLLKKAYELSVLCDAEVALIVFSNRGRLYEYSNNSSVRETIERYKKACADSSNNGSVSEATTQYYQQEAAKLRAQITTLQNSNRGYMAEGLSNMSIKELKGVETKLEKAISRIRSKKNELLFAEIEYMQKRELDLHNNNQLLRAKIADNERHQQSINAIAGGHGSYEIMQPTQPFHEARNYFQVNALQPNIHQYSRHDQISLQLV; encoded by the exons ATGGCCTATGAAAACAAACCCAACACGGTCCTGGACGCTGATGCCCAAAGAAGATTGGGAAGGGGAAAGATCGAGATCAAGCGGATCGAAAACACCACCAATCGTCAAGTCACCTTCTGCAAAAGGCGCAATGGTTTGCTCAAGAAGGCCTATGAGCTCTCTGTGCTCTGTGATGCTGAGGTTGCTCTCATAGTCTTCTCTAACCGTGGCCGCCTCTATGAGTATTCAAACAACAG CAGTGTTAGAGAAACAATTGAACGATACAAGAAGGCATGTGCAGATTCTTCAAATAATGGATCTGTCTCTGAAGCTACTACTCAG TACTATCAGCAAGAAGCTGCCAAACTGCGTGCCCAGATAACCACTTTGCAGAACAGTAACAG GGGTTATATGGCTGAGGGTTTGAGCAATATGTCTATCAAGGAGCTCAAGGGCGTGGAGACCAAACTTGAGAAAGCAATTAGCAGAATTAGATCCAAGAAG AATGAGCTCTTGTTTGCCGAAATTGAGTACATGCAGAAAAGG GAACTTGACTTGCACAACAATAACCAGCTCCTCCGAGCAAAG ATAGCTGATAATGAGAGGCACCAGCAAAGCATAAATGCCATTGCAGGTGGGCATGGAAGCTACGAGATCATGCAGCCGACTCAGCCATTTCATGAGGCTCGCAACTATTTTCAAGTGAATGCTTTGCAACCCAATATCCATCAGTACTCGCGCCATGACCAGATTTCCCTTCAATTAGT TTGA
- the LOC112166587 gene encoding agamous-like MADS-box protein MADS1 isoform X1: MAYENKPNTVLDADAQRRLGRGKIEIKRIENTTNRQVTFCKRRNGLLKKAYELSVLCDAEVALIVFSNRGRLYEYSNNSSVRETIERYKKACADSSNNGSVSEATTQYYQQEAAKLRAQITTLQNSNRGYMAEGLSNMSIKELKGVETKLEKAISRIRSKKNELLFAEIEYMQKRELDLHNNNQLLRAKGQIADNERHQQSINAIAGGHGSYEIMQPTQPFHEARNYFQVNALQPNIHQYSRHDQISLQLV, from the exons ATGGCCTATGAAAACAAACCCAACACGGTCCTGGACGCTGATGCCCAAAGAAGATTGGGAAGGGGAAAGATCGAGATCAAGCGGATCGAAAACACCACCAATCGTCAAGTCACCTTCTGCAAAAGGCGCAATGGTTTGCTCAAGAAGGCCTATGAGCTCTCTGTGCTCTGTGATGCTGAGGTTGCTCTCATAGTCTTCTCTAACCGTGGCCGCCTCTATGAGTATTCAAACAACAG CAGTGTTAGAGAAACAATTGAACGATACAAGAAGGCATGTGCAGATTCTTCAAATAATGGATCTGTCTCTGAAGCTACTACTCAG TACTATCAGCAAGAAGCTGCCAAACTGCGTGCCCAGATAACCACTTTGCAGAACAGTAACAG GGGTTATATGGCTGAGGGTTTGAGCAATATGTCTATCAAGGAGCTCAAGGGCGTGGAGACCAAACTTGAGAAAGCAATTAGCAGAATTAGATCCAAGAAG AATGAGCTCTTGTTTGCCGAAATTGAGTACATGCAGAAAAGG GAACTTGACTTGCACAACAATAACCAGCTCCTCCGAGCAAAG GGGCAGATAGCTGATAATGAGAGGCACCAGCAAAGCATAAATGCCATTGCAGGTGGGCATGGAAGCTACGAGATCATGCAGCCGACTCAGCCATTTCATGAGGCTCGCAACTATTTTCAAGTGAATGCTTTGCAACCCAATATCCATCAGTACTCGCGCCATGACCAGATTTCCCTTCAATTAGT TTGA
- the LOC112166587 gene encoding agamous-like MADS-box protein MADS1 isoform X2, with amino-acid sequence MAYENKPNTVLDADAQRRLGRGKIEIKRIENTTNRQVTFCKRRNGLLKKAYELSVLCDAEVALIVFSNRGRLYEYSNNSVRETIERYKKACADSSNNGSVSEATTQYYQQEAAKLRAQITTLQNSNRGYMAEGLSNMSIKELKGVETKLEKAISRIRSKKNELLFAEIEYMQKRELDLHNNNQLLRAKGQIADNERHQQSINAIAGGHGSYEIMQPTQPFHEARNYFQVNALQPNIHQYSRHDQISLQLV; translated from the exons ATGGCCTATGAAAACAAACCCAACACGGTCCTGGACGCTGATGCCCAAAGAAGATTGGGAAGGGGAAAGATCGAGATCAAGCGGATCGAAAACACCACCAATCGTCAAGTCACCTTCTGCAAAAGGCGCAATGGTTTGCTCAAGAAGGCCTATGAGCTCTCTGTGCTCTGTGATGCTGAGGTTGCTCTCATAGTCTTCTCTAACCGTGGCCGCCTCTATGAGTATTCAAACAACAG TGTTAGAGAAACAATTGAACGATACAAGAAGGCATGTGCAGATTCTTCAAATAATGGATCTGTCTCTGAAGCTACTACTCAG TACTATCAGCAAGAAGCTGCCAAACTGCGTGCCCAGATAACCACTTTGCAGAACAGTAACAG GGGTTATATGGCTGAGGGTTTGAGCAATATGTCTATCAAGGAGCTCAAGGGCGTGGAGACCAAACTTGAGAAAGCAATTAGCAGAATTAGATCCAAGAAG AATGAGCTCTTGTTTGCCGAAATTGAGTACATGCAGAAAAGG GAACTTGACTTGCACAACAATAACCAGCTCCTCCGAGCAAAG GGGCAGATAGCTGATAATGAGAGGCACCAGCAAAGCATAAATGCCATTGCAGGTGGGCATGGAAGCTACGAGATCATGCAGCCGACTCAGCCATTTCATGAGGCTCGCAACTATTTTCAAGTGAATGCTTTGCAACCCAATATCCATCAGTACTCGCGCCATGACCAGATTTCCCTTCAATTAGT TTGA
- the LOC112166587 gene encoding agamous-like MADS-box protein MADS1 isoform X4: protein MAYENKPNTVLDADAQRRLGRGKIEIKRIENTTNRQVTFCKRRNGLLKKAYELSVLCDAEVALIVFSNRGRLYEYSNNSVRETIERYKKACADSSNNGSVSEATTQYYQQEAAKLRAQITTLQNSNRGYMAEGLSNMSIKELKGVETKLEKAISRIRSKKNELLFAEIEYMQKRELDLHNNNQLLRAKIADNERHQQSINAIAGGHGSYEIMQPTQPFHEARNYFQVNALQPNIHQYSRHDQISLQLV, encoded by the exons ATGGCCTATGAAAACAAACCCAACACGGTCCTGGACGCTGATGCCCAAAGAAGATTGGGAAGGGGAAAGATCGAGATCAAGCGGATCGAAAACACCACCAATCGTCAAGTCACCTTCTGCAAAAGGCGCAATGGTTTGCTCAAGAAGGCCTATGAGCTCTCTGTGCTCTGTGATGCTGAGGTTGCTCTCATAGTCTTCTCTAACCGTGGCCGCCTCTATGAGTATTCAAACAACAG TGTTAGAGAAACAATTGAACGATACAAGAAGGCATGTGCAGATTCTTCAAATAATGGATCTGTCTCTGAAGCTACTACTCAG TACTATCAGCAAGAAGCTGCCAAACTGCGTGCCCAGATAACCACTTTGCAGAACAGTAACAG GGGTTATATGGCTGAGGGTTTGAGCAATATGTCTATCAAGGAGCTCAAGGGCGTGGAGACCAAACTTGAGAAAGCAATTAGCAGAATTAGATCCAAGAAG AATGAGCTCTTGTTTGCCGAAATTGAGTACATGCAGAAAAGG GAACTTGACTTGCACAACAATAACCAGCTCCTCCGAGCAAAG ATAGCTGATAATGAGAGGCACCAGCAAAGCATAAATGCCATTGCAGGTGGGCATGGAAGCTACGAGATCATGCAGCCGACTCAGCCATTTCATGAGGCTCGCAACTATTTTCAAGTGAATGCTTTGCAACCCAATATCCATCAGTACTCGCGCCATGACCAGATTTCCCTTCAATTAGT TTGA
- the LOC112166587 gene encoding agamous-like MADS-box protein MADS1 isoform X5 — protein sequence MAYENKPNTVLDADAQRRLGRGKIEIKRIENTTNRQVTFCKRRNGLLKKAYELSVLCDAEVALIVFSNRGRLYEYSNNSVRETIERYKKACADSSNNGSVSEATTQYYQQEAAKLRAQITTLQNSNRGYMAEGLSNMSIKELKGVETKLEKAISRIRSKKNELLFAEIEYMQKRELDLHNNNQLLRAKIADNERHQQSINAIAGGHGSYEIMQPTQPFHEARNYFQVNALQPNIHQYSRHDQISLQLV from the exons ATGGCCTATGAAAACAAACCCAACACGGTCCTGGACGCTGATGCCCAAAGAAGATTGGGAAGGGGAAAGATCGAGATCAAGCGGATCGAAAACACCACCAATCGTCAAGTCACCTTCTGCAAAAGGCGCAATGGTTTGCTCAAGAAGGCCTATGAGCTCTCTGTGCTCTGTGATGCTGAGGTTGCTCTCATAGTCTTCTCTAACCGTGGCCGCCTCTATGAGTATTCAAACAACAG TGTTAGAGAAACAATTGAACGATACAAGAAGGCATGTGCAGATTCTTCAAATAATGGATCTGTCTCTGAAGCTACTACTCAG TACTATCAGCAAGAAGCTGCCAAACTGCGTGCCCAGATAACCACTTTGCAGAACAGTAACAG GGGTTATATGGCTGAGGGTTTGAGCAATATGTCTATCAAGGAGCTCAAGGGCGTGGAGACCAAACTTGAGAAAGCAATTAGCAGAATTAGATCCAAGAAG AATGAGCTCTTGTTTGCCGAAATTGAGTACATGCAGAAAAGG GAACTTGACTTGCACAACAATAACCAGCTCCTCCGAGCAAAG ATAGCTGATAATGAGAGGCACCAGCAAAGCATAAATGCCATTGCAGGTGGGCATGGAAGCTACGAGATCATGCAGCCGACTCAGCCATTTCATGAGGCTCGCAACTATTTTCAAGTGAATGCTTTGCAACCCAATATCCATCAGTACTCGCGCCATGACCAGATTTCCCTTCAATTAGTGTAA
- the LOC112203054 gene encoding GDSL esterase/lipase At1g29670 — MTKDALKWLMVIAVLVASISQSCVHGAPQVPCFFIFGDSMADNGNNNLLLTSAKVNYAPYGIDYPGGVTTGRFSNGKTTVDILAEFLGFETPIPPFATTNVQDIVKGLNYASGAAGILTETGSNLGGHISLDQQLLNHQITVLRIASILRANTLQTLQYLNKCLYTVGMGNNDYINNYFMPQFYPTSKRYTPEQYASILIDQYTTQILTLYNKYGARKVALVGLGLIGCTPNAISKTRGTTCVDELNSAAQLFNQKLVPLVDQLNTNLTDAKFIYVNSTGMSSGDPTSVGFKVLNVGCCPVNSVGQCIRSGTPCQNRSEYVFWDSFHPTEASNRITAFRTYKSVDPTDNYPMDVSHLVQLKL, encoded by the exons ATGACAAAAGATGCACTGAAATGGTTAATGGTGATTGCTGTTTTGGTGGCTTCAATATCACAATCCTGTGTTCATGGAGCGCCACAAGTACCTTGCTTCTTCATTTTTGGTGATTCAATGGCCGATAACGGCAATAACAACCTCCTATTGACTTCGGCCAAAGTGAACTATGCGCCGTACGGAATTGATTATCCCGGTGGAGTAACAACAGGAAGATTTTCCAATGGCAAAACTACTGTTGATATACTAG CTGAATTTCTGGGGTTTGAGACTCCCATCCCACCATTTGCAACTACCAACGTACAGGACATTGTTAAAGGTCTCAATTATGCATCTGGCGCCGCAGGGATTCTAACAGAAACTGGCTCCAATTTG GGTGGTCACATCAGCTTAGACCAGCAGTTACTGAATCACCAAATCACAGTCTTGCGCATTGCTTCAATACTTCGAGCAAATACATTACAAACCTTGCAGTACTTGAACAAGTGTCTATACACAGTGGGAATGGGTAACAATGATTACATTAACAATTACTTCATGCCTCAGTTTTATCCCACCAGCAAGAGATACACCCCTGAACAATATGCTTCAATTCTTATCGACCAATATACTACCCAAATACTG actTTGTACAACAAGTATGGAGCAAGGAAGGTTGCCTTGGTTGGACTGGGACTAATAGGTTGCACTCCTAATGCAATTTCGAAAACGAGGGGGACCACATGTGTAGATGAATTGAACAGTGCCGCCCAGCTTTTCAACCAAAAGCTTGTACCTCTTGTTGATCAGCTCAATACCAATTTGACTGATGCAAAATTCATCTATGTCAACAGTACTGGAATGAGTTCCGGGGATCCTACATCTGTTg GATTCAAGGTTTTAAATGTTGGGTGTTGTCCGGTGAATAGTGTTGGCCAATGTATTCGTTCCGGAACTCCATGCCAGAATAGGAGTGAGTATGTGTTCTGGGACTCATTCCACCCTACTGAGGCATCGAACCGAATTACTGCATTCAGAACATACAAAAGTGTTGACCCCACGGATAATTATCCTATGGATGTCAGTCACTTAGTTCAGCTTAAACTATAA